In Sardina pilchardus chromosome 8, fSarPil1.1, whole genome shotgun sequence, a genomic segment contains:
- the LOC134089439 gene encoding tripartite motif-containing protein 16-like — protein MAEAMSCNQDLFTCPICLDLLKAPVTIPCGHSYCMGCIKGCWHQEEPKGVYSCPQCRQAFNPRPVLNKNHVFAELVEQIRRTRIQTVASAPVEFAGVGDVHCDVCTGRKLKAVKSCLDCLLCYCENHYKSHNELNPGRKHMMVDATVQLQERICSRHEKPLEVFCRREQTCVCLFCLMDAHKGHDTVSASVGRKEKQTHLGETQKKIQQRILEREKKLQKLRKAVESLKSSAQTVVEDNERIFTEMIHSIETRRSEVKELIRDQEKAEVSWAEGLMKQLEQEIVNLKRRDAELEQLSHTEDHIHFLKTFQSVSNTPETTDVSIIYVNQIPSFETVKKSVTLLKGRLEDFCKEEVIKISATVSKVQTLSPAEPATREEFLQYSCHFTLDPNTAHINLQLSEGNRKVEGRANFQSYPDHPERFDTERQVLCREGVSGRCYWEVEWSGELNIAVSYESINRKRGFSGNAFGCNYQSWRLRLSYCSSSFWHSSQSTELFLVPCSRIGVYVDHRAGTLAFYSISDTMTLLHRIQTTFTHTLYPGFSLNNDCQHL, from the exons ATGGCAGAGGCGATGTCATGTAACCAAGATCTTTTTACATGCCCTATTTGTTTGGATCTGCTGAAAGCTCCAGTGACTATTCCTTGTGGACACAGTTACTGCATGGGGTGCATAAAGGGCTGCTGGCATCAGGAAGAGCCGAAGGGAgtctacagctgcccccagtgcagacAGGCGTTTAATCCTAGACCTGTTTTAAACAAAAATCATGTTTTTGCTGAGCTTGTGGAGCAGATCAGGAGGACCAGAATCCAAACTGTTGCTTCTGCTCCTGTTGAATTTGCTGGAGTTGGAGATGTACATTGTGACGTCTGCACTGGGAGAAAACTCAAAGCTGTGAAGTCCTGTTTGGATTGTCTGTTATGTTACTGTGAAAATCATTACAAATCTCACAATGAACTTAATCCTGGACGAAAACATATGATGGTTGATGCCACAGTCCAGCTACAGGAGAGGATCTGCTCCCGTCATGAGAAGCCTCTGGAGGTGTTCTGTCGCAGAGAACAAACTtgcgtttgtttgttctgtctgATGGATGCACACAAAGGCCATGACACTGTGTCAGCCTCTGTAGGGAGGAAGGAGAAACAG acacatttgggAGAGACTCAAAAGAAAATTCAGCAGAGaatactggagagagagaagaagctaCAGAAGCTGAGGAAGGCTGTGGAGAGTCTCAAG AGTTCTGCACAGACAGTAGTTGAGGATAATGAGAGAATCTTCACTGAGATGATCCACTCCATTGAGACAAGACGCTCTGAGGTGAAAGAGCTGATCAGAGATCAGGAGAAAGCTGAGGTGAGTTGGGCTGAAGGACTCATGAAGCAACTGGAGCAGGAGATTGTTAACCTGAAAAGGAGAGATGCTGAGCTGGagcagctttcacacacagaggaccacATCCATTTCCTTAAG ACTTTTCAGTCAGTGAGCAACACACCTGAGACTACAGATGTTTCCATCATCTATGTTAACCAAATCCCTTCTTTTGAGACTGTGAAGAAATCTGTCACTTTGCTAAAGGGGCGGCTGGAGGATTTCTGCAAAGAGGAAGTCATAAAGATATCTGCCACAG TGTCTAAAGTCCAGACTCTCTCGCCTGCGGAACCTGCAACCAGAGAGGAATTCCTACAAT ACTCCTGTCACTTCACACTggatccaaacacagcacacataaaTCTCCAgctgtctgaggggaacaggaaggTGGAAGGCAGAGCTAATTTCCAGTCATATCCTGAtcatccagagagatttgatacgGAGcgtcaggtgctgtgtagagagggtgtgtctggacgctgctactgggaggttgAGTGGAGTGGTGAATTGAATATAGCAGTCTCATATGAAAGCATCAACAGGAAAAGAGGGTTTAGCGGGAATGCGTTTGGTTGTAACTATCAGTCCTGGAGGCTGAGACTCTCCTACTGTAGCTCCTCATTCTGGCACAGTAGTCAAAGTACTGAACTCTTTCTAGTGCCCTGCTCCAgaataggagtgtatgtggatcacagggcaggaactctggccttttaTAGCATCTCTGATACAATGACCCTCCTGCACAGAATCCAGACCacatttactcacacactctaccctgGGTTTTCGCTAAATAATG ATTGTCAGCATCTGTAA
- the LOC134089440 gene encoding uncharacterized protein LOC134089440, whose product MAEIMTSNQDLFTCPVCLDILRDPVTIPCGHNYCMDCIKGCLDQEDHKGVYSCPQCRHTFTPRPVLYKNNVFAELVEQFRKTRIQAAVPAPVVCAGPGEVECDVCAGRKLKAVKSCLDCLLSYCETHYKVHNDVNPGRKHKVVDATGQLQERICTQHEKPLEIFCRTDQSCVCLFCLVDDHKGHDTVSASTGKMEKQDETHRNIRKRIQEREKKLQKLRTAVETIRSSAQTAVEDTGRIFSEMICSIERRRSELKELIRVQERAEVIRAEGVLKQLEQEIFELKRREAELEKLSHTQDHIHYLKTYQSVGDLPESKDLSIIDVSSSLFFNNVRKSVSTLKGQLEDFCKKEFIKISTAVTEVRVIFPSEPTTREEFLQFCLDILRDPVTIPCGHNYCMGCIKDCWDQEDQKGVYSCPQCRHTFTTRPVLYKNNVFAELVEQFRKTRIQAVVPAPVECAGPGEVECDLCTGRKLKAVKSCLDCLLSYCETHYKVHNDVHPGRKHKMVDATGQLLERICIQHEKPLEIFCRTDQTCVCFLCMVDDHKGHDTVSASAGRKEKQTYLEETQRTFQQRILEREKKLQELRKAVETLKSSAQTAVEDRERIFTEMILTIERRRSEVKELIRVQEKAEVSRAEGLLKQLEQEIAELKRRDAELEQLSHTEDHIHFLKSVSNRPEITNVSSIYVNQGLSFETVEKSVSSLKGQLEDFCKEEVMKISAAVMTKVHGLLSSEPTTREEFLRYSCHFTLDANTSHRTLRLSEGNRRMERSFELQSAPDHPERFDGWWQVLCKEGVSGRYWEVEWSGDEVGIAVSYKNISRKGRGENRFGCNDKSWILELSRSKSSFWHNNKDTNLPLVATSRIGVYVDYRAGTLAFYISDTMILLHKVQTTFTDTLYPGLWLDKSSSVQLLPCQLISALREMAESMTSNQDLFMCPICLDILRDPVTIPCGHNYCMDCIKGCLDQEDQKGVYSCPQCRHTFTQRPVLYKNNVFAELVEQLRKTRIQAVASAPVECAGPGEVECDLCAGRKLKAVKSCLDCLLSYCETHYKVHNDVNPGRKHKVVDATGQLLERICTQHEKPLEIFCRTDQTCVCFLCMVDDHKGHDTVSASAGRKEKQTHLGETQSKVQQRIQERENELQELRKAVETLKSSAQTAVGDSETIFSEMICSIERSRSEVKELIRAQEKAEVSRAEGLLKQLEQEIAELKRRDAELEQLSHSEDHIHFLKTFQSVSNSPESKAASSIYVNQGLSFEAVNKSVSTLKGQLEDFYREEFMKMSSAVAEVQVILPSEPTTREEFLQYSCHFTLDPNTANEYLHLSEGNRKVEKGSMSQSYPHHPERFDQFYEVLCRECVSARCYWEVELSGDWVNIAVSYKSISRKGRGNDCGFGWNDQSWRLELTNSSPSSFWHNNEETELPLVRSSRIGVYVNHRAGTLAFYSVSDTVTLLHRVQTTFTQTLYPGFWLNNSSSVKLL is encoded by the exons ATGGCAGAGATCATGACAAGCAACCAGGACCTTTTCACATGCCCAGTTTGTTTGGACATTCTCAGGGATCCAGTAACTATTCCCTGTGGACACAATTACTGCATGGACTGCATTAAGGGTTGCTTGGATCAGGAAGATCATAAGGGAgtctacagctgcccccagtgcagacACACGTTCACTCCAAGACCTGTTCTAtacaaaaataatgtttttgctGAGCTTGTGGAGCAGTTCAGGAAGACCAGAATTCAAGCTGCTGTTCCTGCTCCTGTTGTATGTGCTGGTCCCGGGGAGGTGGAGTGTGACGTCTGTGCTGGGAGAAAACTCAAAGCTGTGAAGTCGTGTCTGGACTGTCTGCTGTCTTACTGTGAAACCCATTACAAAGTTCACAACGATGTAAATCCTGGACGAAAACACAAGGTGGTTGATGCCACAGGTCAGCTGCAGGAGAGGATCTGCACCCAACATGAGAAGCCTCTTGAGATATTCTGTCGCACGGACCagagttgtgtttgtttgttctgtctgGTTGATGACCACAAAGGCCATGACACTGTGTCAGCCTCTACTGGGAAAATGGAGAAACAG GACGAAACCCACAGAAATATCCGTAAGAgaatccaggagagagagaagaaactgCAGAAGCTGAGGACGGCTGTGGAGACTATCAGG AGTTCTGCACAGACAGCAGTAGAGGACACTGGGAGGATCTTTTCTGAGATGATCTGCTCCATTGAGAGAAGGCGCTCTGAACTGAAAGAGCTGATCAGAGTTCAGGAGAGGGCTGAGGTGATTCGGGCTGAAGGAGTCCTGAAGCAACTGGAGCAGGAGATTtttgagctgaagaggagagaagctgAGCTGGAGAagctttctcacacacaggacCACATCCATTACCTCAAG ACTTATCAATCGGTCGGTGACCTACCTGAGTCTAAAGACTTATCCATCATTGATGTCAGCTCAAGCCTGTTTTTTAACAATGTGAGGAAATCTGTCTCCACGCTAAAGGGACAGCTGGAGGATTTCTGCAAGAAGGAATTCATAAAGATCTCCACAGCTG TGACTGAAGTCCGAGTTATTTTCCCTTCTGAACCAACAACCAGAGAGGAATTCCTGCAAT TTTGTTTAGACATTCTCAGGGATCCAGTGACTATTCCCTGTGGACACAATTACTGCATGGGCTGCATTAAGGACTGCTGGGATCAAGAGGATCAGAAGGGAgtctacagctgcccccagtgcagacACACGTTCACTACAAGACCTGTTCTAtacaaaaataatgtttttgctGAGCTTGTGGAGCAGTTCAGGAAGACCAGAATTCAAGCTGTTGTTCCTGCTCCTGTTGAATGTGCTGGTCCCGGGGAAGTGGAGTGTGATCTCTGTACAGGGAGAAAACTCAAAGCTGTGAAGTCGTGTCTGGACTGTCTGTTGTCTTATTGTGAAACTCACTACAAAGTTCACAACGATGTACATCCTGGACGAAAACACAAGATGGTTGATGCAACAGGTCAGCTACTGGAGAGGATCTGCATCCAACATGAGAAGCCTCTGGAGATATTCTGTCGTACGGACCaaacttgtgtttgttttctctgcATGGTGGATGATCACAAAGGCCATGACACTGTGTCAGCCTCTGCAGGGAGAAAGGAGAAACAG ACATACCTAGAAGAGACCCAGAGGACATTTCAGCAGAGaatcctggagagagagaagaagctaCAGGAGCTGAGGAAGGCTGTAGAGACTCTCAAG AGCTCTGCACAGACGGCAGTGGAGGACCGTGAGAGGATCTTTACCGAGATGATACTTACCATTGAGAGAAGACGCTCTGAGGTGAAAGAGCTGATCAGAGTTCAGGAGAAGGCTGAGGTGAGTCGGGCTGAAGGCCTCCTGaagcagctggagcaggagattgctgagctgaagaggagagatgctgagcTGGAACAGCTTTCGCACACAGAGGATCACATCCATTTCCTCAAG TCAGTGAGCAACCGACCAGAGATTACAAACGTATCCAGTATCTATGTTAACCAAGGACTCTCTTTTGAGACTGTCGAGAAATCTGTCTCCTCACTAAAGGGGCAGTTGGAGGATTTCTGCAAAGAGGAAGTCATGAAGATATCTGCCGCAG TAATGACTAAAGTCCATGGTCTTTTGTCATCGGAACCTACAACCAGAGAGGAATTCCTAAGAT ACTCCTGTCATTTCACACTGGAtgcaaacacatcacacagaacGCTCCGtctgtctgaggggaacaggaggatggagaggagctTTGAGCTCCAGTCAGCTCCTGAtcatccagagagatttgatggtTGGTGGCAGGTGCTGTGTAAAGAGGGTGTGTCAGGACGCTACTGGGAGGTTGAGTGGAGTGGGGATGAGGTTGGTATAGCAGTCTCGTATAAAAATATCAGCAGGAAAGGACGGGGTGAGAACAGGTTTGGATGTAATGATAAGTCCTGGATTCTGGAACTGTCCCGCTCCAAGTCTTCTTTCTGGCACAATAATAAAGACACTAatctccctctagtggccacctccagaataggagtgtatgtggattACAGGGCAGGAACGTTGGCCTTCTACATCTCTGACACAATGATCCTCCTGCACAAGGTCCAAACCACATTCACTGACACACTCTATCCTGGGCTTTGGCTCGATAAAAGCTCATCAGTGCAACTGTT GCCCTGTCAACTCATTAGCGCACTC AGGGAAATGGCAGAGTCCATGACAAGTAACCAGGACCTTTTTATGTGTCCGATTTGCTTGGACATTCTCAGGGATCCAGTGACTATTCCCTGTGGACACAATTACTGCATGGACTGCATTAAGGGTTGCTTGGATCAGGAAGATCAGAAGGGAgtctacagctgcccccagtgcagacACACGTTCACTCAGAGACCTGTTCTAtacaaaaataatgtttttgctGAGCTTGTGGAGCAGCTCAGGAAGACCAGAATCCAAGCTGTTGCTTCTGCTCCTGTTGAATGTGCTGGTCCTGGGGAGGTGGAGTGTGATCTCTGTGCTGGGAGAAAACTCAAAGCTGTGAAGTCGTGTCTGGACTGTCTGTTGTCTTATTGTGAAACTCACTACAAAGTTCACAACGATGTAAATCCTGGACGAAAACACAAGGTGGTCGACGCCACAGGTCAGCTACTGGAGAGGATCTGCACCCAACATGAGAAGCCTCTGGAGATATTCTGTCGTACAGATCAAACTTGTGTCTGTTTTCTCTGCATGGTGGATGATCACAAAGGCCATGACACTGTGTCAGCCTCTGCAGGGAGAAAGGAGAAACAG acacacttgggAGAGACCCAGAGCAAAGTTCAGCAGAgaatccaggagagagagaacgagttgCAGGAACTGAGGAAGGCTGTGGAGACTCTCAAG AGTTCTGCACAGACAGCAGTAGGGGACAGTGAGACGATCTTTTCTGAGATGATCTGCTCCATTGAGAGAAGTCGGTCTGAAGTGAAAGAGCTGATCAGAGCTCAGGAGAAGGCAGAGGTGAGTCGGGCTGAAGGACTCCTGAAGCAACTGGAGCAGGAGAttgctgagctgaagaggagagatgctgagcTGGAGCAGCTTTCACACTCAGAGGACCACATCCATTTCCTCAAG ACTTTCCAGTCGGTGAGCAACTCACCTGAGAGTAAAGCTGCATCCAGCATCTATGTTAACCAAGGCCTTTCTTTTGAGGCCGTCAACAAATCTGTCTCCACACTGAAGGGGCAGCTGGAGGATTTCTACAGGGAGGAATTCATGAAGATGTCTTCAGCGG TGGCTGAAGTCCAGGTTATTTTGCCTTCTGAGCCAACAACCAGAGAAGAGTTCCTACAAT ACTCCTGTCACTTCACACTGGAtccaaacacagcaaatgaaTACCTCCATCTGTCTGAGGGTAACAGGAAGGTGGAGAAGGGGAGTATGTCACAGTCATATCCTCAtcatccagagagatttgatcaATTTTAtgaggtgctgtgtagagagtgtgtgtctgcacgctgctactgggaggttgAATTGAGTGGGGATTGGGTCAATATAGCAGTCtcatataaaagcatcagcaggaaAGGACGGGGTAATGACTGTGGGTTTGGATGGAATGACCAGTCCTGGAGGCTGGAGCTCACCAACTCCAGCCCCAGCTCATTCTGGCACAATAATGAAGAGACTGAACTCCCTCTAGTGCGCAGCTCCAGAATTGGAGTGTATGTGAATCACAGGGCAGGGACTCTGGCTTTCTACAGTGTGTCTGACACAGTGAccctcctgcacagagtccagacCACATTTACTCAGACACTGTACCCTGGGTTTTGGCTAAATAATAGCTCGTCAGTGAAGCTGCTGTGA